A part of Rattus rattus isolate New Zealand chromosome 4, Rrattus_CSIRO_v1, whole genome shotgun sequence genomic DNA contains:
- the LOC116897942 gene encoding olfactory receptor 5AC1-like, protein MEVNRSQITEFALRGITDRTELQVPLFLVFFIIYVTTMVGNLGLILLIWKDSHLHTPMYYFLGSLAFADACTSSSVTPRMLVNILDNGKMISLFECMAQYYVFGSSATTECFLLVAMAYDRYVAICNPLLYLVVMSNRVCTCLISGSYIIGFLHPLVHVGLLFRLTFCKSNVIDHFYCEILPLYTISCTDPSVNAFVVFIFSAVIQAITFMSIAVSYAHVLFSILKTKSQKSRRKAFSTCSAHLLSVSLFYGTLFFMYVSPGSGPSKYKNKMYSLFYTIVIPLLNPFIYSLRNKEVLGALRKIIKS, encoded by the coding sequence ATGGAGGTGAACAGAAGCCAGATAACTGAGTTTGCTCTCAGAGGAATAACAGATCGTACAGAGCTGCAAGTCCCTCTGTTCCTCGTGTTCTTCATCATCTATGTCACCACCATGGTGGGCAACCTTGGCTTAATCTTACTCATCTGGAAGGATTCCCATCTTCACACTCCCATGTACTATTTCCTTGGAAGTTTAGCCTTTGCTGATGCCTGCACTTCATCCTCAGTGACTCCCAGGATGCTTGTCAACATCTTAGACAATGGTAAAATGATTTCCCTCTTTGAATGCATGGCCCAATATTATGTTTTTGGATCCAGTGCAACCACAGAATGCTTCCTCCTGGTAGCCATGGCCTACGACCGCTATGTAGCCATATGCAACCCTCTGCTCTATCTTGTGGTGATGTCCAACAGAGTGTGCACTTGCCTCATAAGTGGTTCATATATAATCGGTTTTCTGCATCCACTTGTTCATGTAGGATTATTATTTAGATTAACCTTTTGCAAGTCCAATGTAATAGATCACTTTTACTGTGAGATTCTGCCTCTCTATACAATTTCTTGCACTGACCCATCTGTTAATGCATtcgtggtttttattttttctgccgTGATACAAGCCATTACCTTCATGAGTATTGCAGTCTCCTATGCCCATGTCCTCTTTTCCATCCTGAAAACAAAGTCTCAGAAGAGCAGAAGaaaagccttctccacctgcagtgcccacctgctctctgtctctttgttctaTGGAACTCTCTTCTTCATGTACGTGAGCCCTGGGTCTGGACCAagtaaatataagaataaaatgtaTTCTCTGTTTTACACCATTGTGATTCCTCTGCTAAACCCCTTCATTTACAGCTTAAGAAACAAGGAAGTTTTAGGTGCTCTGAGAAAAATCATAAAGTCATaa